Below is a genomic region from Halictus rubicundus isolate RS-2024b chromosome 11, iyHalRubi1_principal, whole genome shotgun sequence.
GCAACGTCATTTTATGCTGAACAGTCTTTTATTAAAAACTAAAAGTATGGCTGCTTAAATGGCCGGAAATGTTACGtaaaaacgaaaaatatttaaaaacataTATGGTGTCTCATTAAACTCTGCCACCAGTAGTAACTTTATTTGTacagaaacaaacaaaatttgcAAAGAAAATTATCGTATTTGGAAGGAGGCGTCAGTCTGTGAGGGTGAAGGTTATCTGAAGGTCATATTTTCCGGGATCTTACGAacagtaatatttttttaaatgatataATCTACCTTTTGATCCGCAGATTAATAACAATCAATATCAACTTTTAGTGCAAGGAGTTACTTAATTCCAGAAAAGTCGCTATTCGATTAAACTTGTCGACCCTGTTGGTTGCACCAGTAAAACGATTAGGTCATAGACGGTAGTACATGTGACCAGCAATGGAATAACATTCGTGAGCCGGTATATATTTCTTCGTTCTGCTTCATCAGCACAATTTGCAAATGCTTTCCGTGTCTAccacaccgacgcgacgcgacgtgcgGTCACTCTTTTTTCCGTTAATGAAATTATCGTATGCTTACTTAATATCTATATATAGAGTTCGCGTTCGTGCTCCATATAATAAGTTCGTATCACGGAGATAGTAACTGCTGGACGAAAAATTCGAACCTTATCAAAGAATGGAAAAAATATGCTTGTTACGAGATTATTGCGACATAGTGTGTGGGTGTTTAAAGCTACCTATAATTCTTTTACCTTGATTTTCTAGTACGCATATTATTATGACAACTTAAAAACTCAAATGACAATTCCACTACCCAAATCTCATTTAAAACTTTCAATTTGCTTATTGAACTTTCTAGATTAGCAATTAATTATTCTGGAGAAGAGACAGTACGATAAGGGACCAAATTACtatgggggtgccaattactgtgcccatattaattaaacttatttttaaaacatgatgaatattaaaatagagatattaaatttctttcataAAATAAGTTACTATATTACGTTTatatatctattttttaatattcattacactttaaaaataagtataattaatataggcacagtaattgggtcctttacacTAGCTTTTGAACTTTATTTTCTAACAACCTAATAAATTTAACTTTGCTTGTCTTGGAAATACTTTAAGGTGCcattttgattaaaatattgCGTTGAACCAAGtatgtttatattttttcaaaatattcaaTTCGATTTGAACTATCAGTAGATAATTGTTGTACATAAGTGTCATTGTAATCAAATGACAATTGTAAACAATAGTAATGGATAATCCAAGATTACCTGACCTCGAAGAGAAGACGCTTTCATAAAATTACTGGACAGCACAGAACATGGTGTAGTATTCTAATTTCACGATTGGGACGAGGGACGTTTTACACCGTGGAATACATCACGATCGAGGCACCGTATGCCTAACGGAATATGCATGCTGCATCAGGATGAATACGACGGTCCAAGCTTACGAACCTTTCCTTTTTAGGCAGCCTTATACGTGAATAACTGTGCGCCCATTGCGCGGTCTCTACCGGTCGTCCAGATACGATCTTTGTCAACATGGAGTTTAAGCGACTGGAGTACCGCGAAGAACGCTTAGGGCAGGAAGATAGAATACGAAAATCGATGAAAGGAGAGTTTCTCATACCGTACAAGTTCATATTCAAAACGATAATCATAATAGGTCAgggaatatttatgcaaatttatcAAACAATGTACAGTCTCGTAATTGATGGcgcacactttaaatcagaataactttttaataaacggaccaaacgacttcagtttttctgccaagctagatcgATTAGTATACTAAATGTTTTGTAATGAATATTTTCGAAAGGACTGCGTTCAGTCTGAATTACCAGAAAGTATAGTAAAATCtgcttttcacaatttttttgtttagacttgtaacgaaaatttaaaaaatttgtgttgTAGACTCATATaagttatttctattttttacaagCTTAAAGTTTGGCCGAGTCCAAGTTACTTCTGTActacaaaattaaattatttctgttttttacaaaattacaacGGGTTAAATATCGCCAATTTTTCTAGAAtcgaaaatttagtgttcaaatactttctggATCCACCGAACAATGTGGATGCAAGAATGTGAATAAAGTAGACTTTAACGTTATTAAAAACGCGGCAAGAAAAGGTAAGGAGAGGAGGTTGAGCAGGCCCGTCTACTTTTGAAAGCTTCCTAGTGTAGGTGGGAACGAGTTCTTTAAAAGGCACACAGAAAAACTTTCTCCGAAACGATGCTCGCGTTTACGAGAAGAATTTGTGGGCCGTGTCGAAGAAACAACGAACGAAGTGTTCAAACAACTTGGGTCAGTGACTCGACGGCAACACTCGTTTCGCAGACCCTACAGGATGTGTTACTTGGATCACTGGCACGTCGTATAATTAATAACAAGCAGCCATAGAGGCTCGTGCCCTGTCAAGCTTAAACGATTAATGGAAATATCGTAAACCTATCGAGAAATACGGTACGGGacctcaattactgtgggggtaccaattactgtgcctatattaattatacttatttttaaagcatattgaatattaaaaaagagatattaaatttttttttattgaaatcagTCAAATatgtcttttttaatattcattatgttttaaaaataattaattaatataggcactgtGATACCCTCACAGTAATGAGGTCCCTCATCTAGACTGCAAAATAAATAATCTTTCGTATAAAAGATCCAATCGTTTCAGTACACTTTTTATAAAGCTTTCTGATCTCCATTAACACTAAAAATGGAAAGAATTGGTATAATGCGAAATACGCATAATAATTATAAGCGATttgtctttattttttattattaaatgataaTAGTAACGATGACTAAAGTTCGCAAATCGGTTCTGTTACAGATCAACAGTAAATACAGCGAGGAACTGGCGCAGGAATGTCTGGAATGGATCAAGACGATCACCGGTGACAATATAAACACCAACGGTGACATGGACAACTTCTACGAAACGCTGAAGGACGGAATCCTTCTTTGCACGTACTTACACCTCATGAAAAACAACGTTGAACAACTCGATAACGTGTATTTCACGATAGTAATGTTCATTCTCACCTTCCAGATTGGTGAACGATATCAAGGAAGGCTCggtgaagaaaattaataaaaccaGACTCGCGTTCAAGTGTATGGAAAACATAAACGCCTTCCTTGAAGCTGCAAGAGCACTGGGAGTCCCGGCACAAGAGACCTTCCAGACTGTTGATCTCTGGGAAAGACAAAATCTCAACTCCGTTGTAATTTGTCTACAATCTCTTGGTAGAAAGGTAAAAAATCTCTTTTAATCTTTATTTTACTCGGTAGATATACTTATGAAGAAGCAAACAAGGGAACTCTCTTTCTTTTAGGATCTATAAATCGCTAATTAATTCGGACATTTGTCAATTTCGAAACATATAATTAACAACAATTTTGAACATGATTATTTAGATAGATATTTACTAAACTCGTATGTCTTAAACTGCTTATAATTCTAAAGTTTCTCTGCTTATAATTTTCTTATAATTCTTataattcaaattttcaaaatttgtaattttgttccgcaatgaaaaattgaaaaaagtctGGCATAAGTGGGTTTGAAagtcaaaatatttattaatttataaaatcaaGGAAAACAAAATGTATACGAAATGTTATTGTAAATGTGTCCACTACGAGACGTATCTGCATATTATTTAACAGAATTATAGCAGTTATACCAATCAGAATTCAACAAGTAGTGGCGGGTTGATCGCGAGAAAGTTTAGGTTAGGttcaaaataatgtaatagtGGTGGGCAAATAATAGGAAAGATCTGTTTTTTTATACATTGAAATAAATGCTTTAGTTATAATTTTTTTCCCCGAAAtataataactaataataaaattatgttaTAGATTTTTATAGAGCGAAATTTCTATGTTTTACATGCTAATATAAAGGATTATACAAAAGTTAACTTATCTATTTTAATTAGAGAAGTTCTTAagttataatttaaaattttgtttctagGCTGGCAACTTTGGCAAACCAAGTATCGGACCAAAGGAAGCAGACAAAAATGTGCGTAACTTTACTGAAGAACAATTAAGGGCTGGTCAGGGTGTCATCAGTTTACAATATGGTAGCAACAAAGGTGCTAACCAGAGTGGCATCAACTTTGGAAACACTAGACACATGTAGAAATGTTCATTTGTATCATtccaaaaattccacaaattcaTTCGCCTCTCTATTTTATTTTCATGATGTGCTAGACTTTATAGGTAATATTTGTTGTACAATCTTTCTTATCGTGGTCCAAATTACTCTACAGAGCGCACAAAAATACATGGTTGTGCGTGAACGGTGTACCAGATGACTTGATATGCATTTACATTAGGAGGCAGTATAGTACGTACATACCCATGGGTATGTTATAAGATTTTATGTAACGTTTTGGTGAAACGAGCAATTTCAATGTTACAGAGTTATGCTcgcattttaaaattaaaatatatatcttACACAGTAATGTGTACTGTTGGATGAGTTGTGAAAACGATAAAAAATGTGATTTACTATACAAGAAGGAATGAATTTCTTTACAAATGTGAAAAACAAAGTTACATTCTGCCACTATTCAAAATTAGACACAGTGGCACCGTATTTGTTAAATATTCCATATAGATTATAAAACAGAGACGTTGGTGTAACCAGTTTCTCTGCTACTGTTACTGTAAAATCCCTCACGAGTTACAGTGTAACcaaattatactttaaaaattccTGTTGCATGTGAGATGAAAACTATTATAATTATTGTATAATGATAaatgatatataattatattaagtattttgtacaaatattttttgatgattataaaaataatttttcataatgTATTAATGATGAGTTAATAAACCAACCTGCAAAAAGGTACATATCCCTTTTATACTATTTATAAATGCTTTATTTCTAAGTAATATATACAAAGttctatattatccaatatgTAACAATGGAAAAGTTATTTATCTTAAGAAAGGATAGTAATCAATTccagaattatatttaaattctttCTTGTCTTTTTTCTTGTGTTGTAATAACTTCATTATGCTAGGCctgaaaaaattcgtaaaatagTCAGCTCGTATTCTATAAGCCATTCTATACACTATAATAAAATAATCACCTATAAGCTGGAGGTAATAGTTCTTCTTCCAGTGTACACTCTATCTCTTCTGGTACTAATGGCTTTTGTTTATATACTTTTGTTCTAATTATATCTATGTCTCTACTATATTCATCAGTAATTTCTTTCAATGAAACAGGTGGAACATCAAAGCAGAAAAAGAAATGTCTAAAAgcattataatataaattgtaattctTATTTCTGATAGAAATGAATTAATAAGTGTAAGTAAAATAACTATGACGACTGCTATGTACAACTATAAAATTAGTTGCAACAATTGATTCAGCTTAACAATGTATATAGTGTGTCAGAATATATAGTTATAACTTCACTGATAGTTTCAGTACACTGAAATAAGAAAACAGATTTAATGTAAACCTTTTCTCTCAGTTACAGCTGTCTTTGTATTGCATCAGTAGATATTaatttacttttaaaaaatgcttTGAAATGATTTTCTTTGGCTCAAATACATAGTACAAGCCTCTAGATCACTTTTTAAATAAACCAGCATCCTAAAAACATTCATAGATTTTTCCTATTAGAACAATGTCTATTAGAGAAAGATTTTGTGTACAAATGTCTTATTAAATCAGTATTGCACTTAGCAAGATTATACATTAGGTATCTCTGTCATttctgtatttctataatttgttactattaatattaatacatgTAAGCGATTCCAGTTTTGTAATAGGTACTTTCTATATGGATTGGTACTTCAACTGATCATACTAAACTGATGTGGCACCCAACAAGGGATGTTTACAATAAAGTCAAACATGATATATCGAATATTGTTTACAAGGAGTTAAATGAAGAACTTACTTTATCAAAAGAATTGTTGGAAAAGAAGAATCCCTAGCAGTAATTTGGAAACAAAACTAAATAGTATAAACATTTCTATATGTGAACTCTTTTTTGTGTACTATAATACCAATGAAATTATACTCCTATTTTCTGACACATCTTATACATGAACTTTTCAATATTATTAGCAGTATAGAAAGAACAGTGACATTTGGCAggataaatatttcaattacgaTAACTGAACTATGgactttatgtatttatgataaaaataaataactgaaatttaaaacaatacAGAGATTAAAAGAATATGAGAATAGTATTGTATTGTTTGTGATTTATTAGAatgattaacacgttgactgtcgtGGTACTCTAGTACTCTGACCAATACTGAACTTTCCAGTAACGCTATGTTGGTCATAGCTGAATCCGAACTCAATAAGAAAGCATAAACTTTGCAAACAATAACGTTTATGTTGAGTATTATAAACtcaaatatacataaatttatAGGATGTGATTCAAATATGAACAATTTCAGCCTGGCGCTGTAGACAAAACCAACAAGATAAGCTTCGGCAGTGAATGTGTTAGACATACAAATCTTTTTGCACAAAGGTTCACAGTATGATACGAATGCAaatgaattaaataattttaaaga
It encodes:
- the Chd64 gene encoding transgelin calponin-3 — translated: MASHRATKSGFAAEAQRKINSKYSEELAQECLEWIKTITGDNINTNGDMDNFYETLKDGILLCTLVNDIKEGSVKKINKTRLAFKCMENINAFLEAARALGVPAQETFQTVDLWERQNLNSVVICLQSLGRKAGNFGKPSIGPKEADKNVRNFTEEQLRAGQGVISLQYGSNKGANQSGINFGNTRHM
- the Mrps6 gene encoding mitochondrial ribosomal protein S6 gives rise to the protein MPTYEMPVLIRVMTKPESAEVLKRIANTIFETGGFIRKIENWGEKILPCKASSHGKVYKEAGHFFFCFDVPPVSLKEITDEYSRDIDIIRTKVYKQKPLVPEEIECTLEEELLPPAYRPSIMKLLQHKKKDKKEFKYNSGIDYYPFLR